atccacagtaaaacaagtcctatatagacattacctgaaaggctgctcagcaaggaagaagccactgttccaaaaccaacataaaaaagccagactagggtttgaaactgcacatggggacaaagatcatactttttggtgaaatgtcctctggtctgatgaaacaaaaatagaactgtttggccataattgaccatcgttatgtttggaggaaaaagggggatgcttgcaagcagaagaacaccatcccaaccgtgaagcacggggtggcaacatcatgttgtggaggtgctttgctgcaggagggtctggtgcacttcacaaaatagatggcatcatgagggtggatatattgaagcaacatctcaagagatcagtcatgaagttaaagcttagtcgcaaatgggtcttccaaatggacaatgaccccaagcatacttccaaagttgtggcaaaatggcttaaggacaacaaagtcaaggtattggagtggccatcacaaagccctgacctcaatcctatagaacatctgtgggcagaactgaaaaagtgtgtgtgagcaaggaggcctacaaacctgactcagttacaccagctctgtcaggaggaatgggccaaaattcacccaacttattgtgggaagcttgtggaaggctacccgaaacgtttgacccaagttaaacaatttaaaggcaatgctaccaaatactaattgagtgtatgtaaacttcggacccactgggaatgtgaggaaagaaataaaagctgaaataaatcattctactattattctgacatttcacattttttaaataaagtggtgatcctaactgacctaagacagggaatttttactaggattatatgtcaggaattgtgaaaaactgagtttgaaatgtatttggctgaggtgtatgtaaacttgagacttcaactgtacctgcaCAGTGATAATGTTCCCTCCGTTTgtatacaaccacctcctcatcTTTGGGAGCAGCACTGCCATCCAGGTGCTCACTGCCTCCAGGTAGTCTGGATCAAAAGCAAGACACTGATTAAACACAAGGAGACAACCGAGCCAGAACACTGATTAAGACACCGAGCCAGAACACTCAATTACTGATATGTGTAAAAGAGATGGTACTGGCAGTATGGTTTTATGATACCTGTGTTCCAGGATGGTACTGGCAGTATGGTTTTATGATACCTGTATCTGCTGATCGAAGTACAATGTTTGGTTTCTGGAGCAACCAAGCTGGTAAACCACCCTGAAAGAGACAGAAACTTAATGAACTTCTGTCTACAAGCATGACTCAGATATTTCTGTCAGCTGACACACtgtgagagaaaggggaagaggagagtcAAAACAACATCTGTCACTCAGTGGTGCATGACACCAAAACatccctcctctttctgactctttagtgtccatccctctccctctctacagtcCCCCAGGTGAGAATAggacttccatccctctctctacagtcccCCAGGTGAGAATAggacttccatccctctctctctacacttttCACATGTGAGAATAggacttccatccctctctctctacagtccccCAGGTGAGAATAggacttccatccctctctctctacagtccccCAGGTGAGAATAggacttccatccctctctctctacacttttCACATGTGAGAATAggacttccatccctctctctctctacagtccccCAGGTGAGAATGggacttccatccctctccctctctacagtcCCCCAGGTGAGAATAggacttccatccctctctctctacacttttCACATGTGAGAATAggacttccatccctctctctctctacagtcttcCAGGTGAGAATAggacttccatccctctctctctacacttttCACATGTGAGAATAggacttccatccctctctctctctacagtccccCAGGTGAGAATGggacttccatccctctctctctacagtccccCAGGTGAGAATAggacttccatccctctctctctacagtccccCAGGTGAGAATAggacttccatccctctctctctacagtccccCAGGTGAGAATAggacttccatccctctctctctctctacagtctcccAGGTGAGAATAggacttccatccctctctctctacagtccccCAGGTGAGAATAggacttccatccctctctctctacacttttCACATGTGAGAATAggacttccatccctctctctctacagtccccCAGGTGAGAATAggacttccatccctctctctctacagtccccCAGGTGAGAATAGgacttccatccctccctctctacagtCCCCCAGGTGAGAATGGgacttctatccctctctctctctacagtcttcCAGGTGAGAATAggacttccatccctctctctctacagtccccCAGGTGAGAATAGGACTTCCAGTAGACTACAGCCTCACACCATGTGATGTAGTGAGTTTCCAATGTGTTGCTGAAAGGCCTGACTTTGACCAGAGAATGTCTTATAACTTAGTAATGACTGGAACGGATTGAATTCAGCATTTAGGCTCATAGTAATTACTGGAACGGATTGAATTCAGCATTTAGGCTCATAGTAATCACTGGAACGGATTGAATTCAGCACTTAGGCTCATAGTAATTACTGGAACGGATTGAATTCAGCACTTAGGCTCATAGTAATGACTGGAACGGATTGAATTCAGCATTTAGGCTCATAGTAATTACTGGAACGGATTGAATTCAGCACTTAGGCTCATAGTAATCACTGGAACGGATTGAATTCAGCACTTTGAATCCATTCCTAACTGTGAACCTGTCTTCcactcaccagcctcctctgacagGAAGATACCTCGATGTACTGTAGTGCTTACCATCTCCCACTCTGCACAGATGTAGGGTCCGGGGCGGAGGATCACCAGGAGGCCAGTCTGATTGGCCAGATCCAGGAAGTTCTCCAGGTCTCGATCCCCAGTGAAGTTGTAAACACCCCGCTTTTCCTCATGGAAGTTCCAGGGAACATAACTGACAAGAAGGAGAAGAGTATtggtgacaactgacaggaaggagaagagtactggtgacaactgacaggaaggagaagagtactggtgacaactgacaggaaggagaagtgtactggtgacaactgacaggaaggagaagagtactggtgacaactgacaggaaggagaagagtactggtgacataactgacaggaaggagaagagtactggtgacataactgacaggaaggagaagagtactggtgacataactgacaggaaggagaagagtactggtgacataactgacaggaaggagaagagtactggtgacataactgacaggaaggagaagagtactggtgacataactgacaggaaggagaagagtactggtgacataactgacaggaaggagaagagtactggtgacataactgacaggaaggagaagagtactggtgacataactgacaggaaggagaagagtactggtgacataactgacaggaaggagaagagtactggtgacaactgacaggaaggagaagtgtactggtgacaactgacaggaaggagaagtgtactggtgacaactgacaggaaggagaagagtactggtgacaactgacaggaaggagaagagtactggtgacaactgacaggaaggagaagagtactggtgacataactgacaggaaggagaagagtactggtgacataactgacaggaaggagaagagtactggtgacataactgacaggaaggagaagagtactggtgacataactgacaggaaggagaagagtactggtgacataactgacaggaaggagaagagtactggtgacaactgacaggaaggagaagagtactggtgacataactgacaggaaggagaagagtactggtgacataactgacaggaaggagaagagtactggtgacataactgacaggaaggagaagagtactggtgacaactgacaggaaggagaagagtactggtgacaactgacaggaaggagaagagtactggtgacataactgacaggaaggagaagagtactggtgacaactgacaggaaggagaagagtactggtgacataactgacaggaaggagaagagtactggtgacaactgacaggaaggagaagagtactggtgacaactgacaagaaggagaagagtactggtgacaactgacaagaaggagaagagtactggtgacacaACTGActggaaggagaagagtactggtgacaactgacaagaaggagaagagtactggtgacaactgacaaggaggagaagagtactggtgacaactgacaggacggagaagagtactggtgacaactgacaggaaggagaagagtactggtgacataactgacaggacggagaagagtactggtgacaactgacaaggaggagaagagtactggtgacaactgacaaggaggagaagagtactggtgacataactgacaggacggagaagagtactggtgacaactgacaggaaggagaagagtactggtgacaactgacaggaaggagaagagtactggtgacataactgacaggacggagaagagtactggtgacaactgacaggaaggagaagagtactggtgacaactgacaagaaggagaagaggactggtgacaactgacaggaaggagaagagtactggtgtcaactgacaagaaggagaagagtactggtgacataactgacaggaaggagaagagtactggtgacataactgacaggaaggagaagagtactggtgacataactgacaggaaggagaagaggactggtgacaactgacaggaaggagaagaggactggtgacaactgacaggaaggagaagagtactggtgtcaactgacaagaaggagaagagtactggtgacataactgacaggaaggagaagagtactggtgacaactgacaggaaggagaagagtactggtgacataactgacaggaaggagaagagtactggtgacataactgacaggaaggagaaaagtactggtgacaactgacaggaaggagaagagtactggtgactgttacgaatcccttttggcccgacagtctagggggatggtaatgagactcgtaacataactcatgcaaattattattgtgacaaaggaaaagtgtgaacgaaataagcacgacaactgaaatctaccgtcaaactctaggtttatttataaacacacggtaatggggggagcaggaaaaggggctgggctggacccaaggaaagaaacaataagtattcaaaaacacccctaagctagactagcctactttaacaacagctaactaactaaccaaaaatacagtgggtggtccgcccagttctaactagtgtatttaacaaagttcacctacgggtagtgtatgcccatgggcgacttgtcttggtttcccccttttcccaccagcaacaaaaacaccataaccaaaaacaatactcacaggtgatgacaaagtgctatgaggtgcttaaacaaaagagaggttacgacacaaagcgagagtgaaacacagagacctacagacatggcatttacagagagattgagctgagctgagctgagctgggctgagctctagaacaaacaaatgatggggtttttaaaccatggggaaagaactgtgataggtttaggaaatatgaggaggtgtgtcttctgattgatgattgattggggagtgatgattttcacctgtgaggggagaaggagagaaaagaaacacacacacaggatacacacacacacacaggataactgtatccgtaacagtgacataactgacaggaaggagaagagtactggtgacataactgacaggaaggagaagagtactggtgacataactgacaggaaggagaagaggactggtgacataactgacaggaaggagaagaggactggtgacaactgacaggaaggagaagggtactggtgacaactgacaggaaggagaagagtactggtgacataactgacaagaaggagaagagtactggtgacaactgacaggaaggagaagagtactggtgacataactgacaggaaggagaagagtactggtgacaactgacaggaagaagagtactggtgacaactgacaggaaggagaagagtactggtgacaactgacaggaagaagagtactggtgacataactgacagggagaagagtactggtgacaactgacaggaaggagaagagtactggtgacaactgacaagaaggagaagagtactggtgacataactgacagggagaagagtactggtgacaactgacaggaaggagaagagtactggtgacaactgacaggaaGAAGAGTACTGGTATCAACTGACAGGacggagaagagtactggtgacataactgccaagaaggagaagaggactggTGACATAACTGCcaagaaggagaagagtactggtgacataactgccaagaaggagaagagtactggtgacataacTGACAGGAAGAAGAGTACTGGTAtcaactgacaggaaggagaagagtactggtgacataactgacaagaaggagaagaggactggtgacaactgacaggaaggagaagagtactggtgacataactgccaagaaggagaagagtactggtgacaactgacaagaaggagaagagtactggtgacataactgccaagaaggagaagagtactggtgacaactgacaagaaggagaagagtactggtgacataactgccaagaaggagaagagtactggtgacaactgacaggaaGAAGAGTACTGGTAtcaactgacaggaaggagaagagtactggtgacataactgacaagaaggagaagaggactggtgacaactgacaggaaggagaagagtactggtgacataactgacaggaaggagaagagtactggtgacaactgacaggaaggagaagagtactggtgacataactgacaggaaggagaagagtactggtgacaactgacaggaaggagaagagtactggtgacataactgactggaaggagaagagtactggtgacaactgacaggaaggaaaagagtactggtgacataactgacaggaaggagaagagtactggtgacaactgacaagaaggagaagagtactggtgacataactgacagggagaagagtactggtgacataactgacagggagaagaagagtactggtgacaactgacaggaaagagaagagtactggtgacataactgacaggaaggagaagagtactggtgacaactgacaggaaggagaagagtactggtgacataactgacaggaaagagaagagtactggtgacataactgacaagaaggagaagagtactggtgacaactgacaggaaggagaagagtactggtatCAACTGACAGGacggagaagagtactggtgacataactgccaagaaggagaagagtactggtgacataactgccaagaaggagaagagtactggtgacataactgccaagaaggagaagagtactggtgacataactgacaagaaggagaagaggactggtgacaactgacaggaaggagaagagtactggtgacataactgacaggaaggagaagagtactggtgacaactgacaggaaggagaagagtactggtgacaactgacaggaaagagaagagtactggtgacataactgacaggaaggagaagagtactggtgacataactgacaggaaggagaagagtactggtgacataactgacaggaaggagaagagtactggtgacatctGACAGGAAgaagaagagtactggtgacaactgacaggaaggagaagagtactggtgacatctgacaggaaggagaagagtactggtgacaactgacaggaaggagaagagtactggtgacataactgacaggaaggagaagagtactggtgacaactgacaggaaggagaagagtactggtgacatctGACAGGAAgaagaagagtactggtgacaactgacaggaaggagaagagtactggtgacaactgacaggaaggagaagagtactggtgacatacGGTGCATTCTAAAAGGATTCAGACCACTCCACATTACAgcttttttttcctcatcaagataattaataaaaacagaaatacattatttacataagtattcagaccctttgccatgagactcgaaattgagcttaaGTGTgtcctgtggtaaatttaattgattggacatgatttggaaaaggcacacacctgtctatataaagtcccacagttgacagtgcatatcacagcaaaaaccaagccatgaggtcaaagaaattgtcagtagagctcagagacaggattgtgtcgaggcacagatctggggaaggataccaaaacatttctgcagcattgaaggtccccaagaacacagtggcctccatcattcttaaatggaggtttggaaccaccaatactcctcGAGCTGGCCGCacagtcaaactgagcaatcgggggagaagggccttggtcggggaggtgaacaagaacctgttggtcactctgacagagctccagagttcctctgtggagatgggagaacattccagaaggacaaccatctctgcagcactccatcaatcaggcctttatggtagagtgaccagatggaagtcactcctcagtaaaaggcacatgacagcccgctggagtttgccaaaaggcacctaaaggactctcaaaccatgagaatcATGGACACAGGTACAACCCTACTGCTGTTGTATTGGGGAATATTCAGGAGATACATTTAATTCTATAATAATAATCTCGCTCTCCCCATTATGTCTCCTATTGAACTTACATCTGTACAGCGTTGAGTCCAGCCATGTACATCTTGAGCAGTCTGTCTTTCCAGTAGTAGTGAGGGATGCGGGAGTAGTGGATACTACCGGAGACATACTGGAAAGGCTTCCCATCTTTCTGGAAGCAGTTGTTCTTGTAGTCTATGGAGAAGGAAGGGGCCCCGGAACCCTGGAAGAAGAAAACAGACAGGAGTCATACCGTGAAATACAGTAAGCTTATAGTGTATGAACAATATGCTCTTATCAAGGTCTAGAACTGGCTCTGGCATAGATCATTTCAAGGTATATTTGATATCAGTAATAGTATATGGAGAGCTGTGAGAAAGCCAGGACCTCTGTCAGACAGCTGTTCGGCCTGCATGCCTACTGTTGTTATGGATTTGTCATGACAGTATTATGCGTAGTTCCTACTTTGCATTTTGGACCTCGTAACTTTTTTCCCTTCTTTTTTTCCACAAGGTTTGACTTTCTTTAATAAAGGCATATTGGTCAAACTCAGCTCCATTTTCCACCAACATGTTAGAGTTGCTAATGCCTTGGAATGCTAGTCCGGGATGTTGCGTATCGGGTTCAGCCAATCAGCTTGCAGCAGTCTGTTGTGTGGGCACAACATCAGGAAGTAACATTCCTTGTCATGAGCCACTCTGACATGGTGGTTGAAAATGGTGGTGCATATTTTCCCTGGTTCTTTTCCTTTGCCGTCATTAAATCGAGTTAAGGAGGAAATTGAAGCCTTTGCAGCCTGATTGGAGAATGTTTTATGGGACATCAAGGCCAGACCATAGTGGAGATCCATAGCGCCCACTAGTGTCCGTCAAGGCTAATCAAGACCTGAGAACTGCATGTATCACAAAACCACAGTAAAAGATGGAATGGTACCTGGAGGAAAACGGGGTGTCTGgcttttcaatttcagtcaaagggagggtttagtattgtgtatctagtccaggggagggtttagtattgtgtatctagtccaggggagggtttagtattgtgtatctagtccaggggagggtttagtattgtgtatcgagtccaggggagggtttagtattgtgtatcgagtccaggggagggtttagtattgtgtatctagtccagggagagggtttagtattgtgtatcgagtccaggggagggtttagtattgtgtatcgagtccaggggagggt
The window above is part of the Oncorhynchus masou masou isolate Uvic2021 unplaced genomic scaffold, UVic_Omas_1.1 unplaced_scaffold_1997, whole genome shotgun sequence genome. Proteins encoded here:
- the LOC135532714 gene encoding beta-galactosidase-like; this translates as MDTKTVFTLVYFAFLAPNRTVGSGAPSFSIDYKNNCFQKDGKPFQYVSGSIHYSRIPHYYWKDRLLKMYMAGLNAVQIYVPWNFHEEKRGVYNFTGDRDLENFLDLANQTGLLVILRPGPYICAEWEMGGLPAWLLQKPNIVLRSADTDYLEAVSTWMAVLLPKMRRWLYTNGGNIITVQVENEYGSYYTCDYNYMRHLRTLFQFFLGDKTVLFTTDGNTDREMTCGTLEGMYATIDFGT